A portion of the Paenibacillus marchantiae genome contains these proteins:
- a CDS encoding ABC transporter substrate-binding protein, with product MIHKMSRFTTLLTLCLIVLVATACGKTADSTSNTAQTTSQTEEKGTQMATDAYGNQVEIPIAPKRIVYTDNTVGDLLIFGIKPVGVVQQGLQYATYKDELKDVADIGWPPSPEKIVELQPDLIITSTPDQKQNETLSKIAPVILTNEWDPMPDRIKRLGEWLGNKQLPEEFLARHEAEIVKMWTALQQDGTIQKDETASVFQYMIGQKRLSVYTTSYLTGFVYNKDGFKPTTAIQKMIDNPDDYGYADISTEQLPEIAGDRIFIVYYSDEELKEVENMTKGPVWSQLPAIKAGKVYFVNGGLGISTDPLAREELIKQLPVMLKK from the coding sequence ATGATACACAAAATGTCGAGATTCACCACGTTGCTCACCTTATGTTTGATTGTATTGGTTGCAACAGCTTGCGGTAAAACAGCCGATTCAACAAGTAATACAGCACAGACCACCAGCCAAACTGAGGAAAAAGGAACCCAAATGGCGACCGATGCCTATGGTAACCAGGTGGAGATTCCCATAGCGCCCAAACGTATCGTATACACAGACAACACCGTTGGGGATCTATTAATTTTTGGTATCAAGCCTGTAGGTGTGGTACAGCAAGGTCTGCAATACGCGACGTATAAAGACGAACTGAAAGATGTTGCAGATATCGGCTGGCCGCCAAGTCCGGAGAAGATTGTGGAACTTCAGCCCGATCTGATTATTACATCAACTCCCGACCAAAAGCAGAATGAGACGCTCTCCAAGATCGCTCCGGTTATCCTGACCAATGAATGGGACCCTATGCCTGATCGGATCAAGCGACTGGGCGAGTGGCTCGGCAACAAGCAACTGCCTGAAGAATTTCTCGCACGTCATGAAGCTGAGATTGTGAAGATGTGGACCGCATTGCAGCAGGATGGCACCATTCAGAAGGACGAGACGGCATCCGTATTTCAATACATGATTGGCCAGAAAAGATTGAGTGTGTACACGACCAGTTACCTGACCGGTTTTGTCTATAACAAGGATGGATTCAAGCCAACCACAGCGATTCAGAAAATGATTGATAACCCGGATGACTATGGCTATGCCGATATTTCCACCGAACAGCTGCCCGAAATTGCCGGAGACCGAATTTTCATTGTGTATTACAGTGACGAAGAATTGAAGGAAGTTGAGAACATGACCAAGGGTCCCGTATGGAGCCAACTACCCGCTATCAAAGCCGGTAAAGTATATTTCGTGAATGGTGGGCTAGGTATATCAACAGATCCGCTGGCGAGGGAAGAACTGATCAAACAACTTCCTGTGATGCTCAAAAAATAA
- a CDS encoding NAD(P)/FAD-dependent oxidoreductase, with protein sequence MKDSLERYDVTIIGGGPAGLYTAFYSGMRELKTKVIEAQDELGGRVLTYPEKMIWDVGAMPPIRGEQLIAQLIGQARTFDPTIVLGQRIVGMERQEDGTILLTADHGQQHLTRTVILAIGYGERQNVKLEIEGADRFEVTNLHYTVQELERFRDQRVLISGGGDSAVDWANELQSIASSVTIVHRRDHFGGLERSVTMMKNSSVQVRTPYTIEALHSSDGTQIDRVSLLHTETSEREQLEVDAVIVNHGMKCNYGSIRNWGLDLGEWNLEVGAEMTTNVPGVFAAGDFVAYDSKVELLAGTFTSGILALNSAKRYIQPDASLMAYVSSHNELFKEKNRALGMVEEEV encoded by the coding sequence ATGAAAGATTCACTTGAACGATATGATGTGACCATCATCGGCGGAGGACCCGCCGGGTTATACACGGCTTTTTATAGCGGAATGAGAGAACTGAAGACCAAGGTCATAGAAGCACAGGATGAACTGGGCGGAAGAGTCCTGACCTATCCTGAGAAAATGATATGGGATGTCGGGGCCATGCCCCCAATTCGTGGGGAACAACTCATTGCCCAGTTGATTGGACAAGCCCGCACATTTGATCCGACGATTGTGCTCGGCCAGCGGATTGTCGGCATGGAGCGTCAGGAAGATGGAACCATCCTGCTCACCGCTGATCATGGTCAGCAACATCTGACCAGGACCGTTATTCTGGCCATTGGCTATGGCGAGCGCCAGAACGTCAAGCTTGAGATTGAAGGAGCAGATCGCTTCGAGGTGACCAACCTGCACTACACGGTTCAGGAGTTGGAACGATTCCGGGATCAGCGGGTACTAATTTCGGGTGGAGGAGATTCCGCTGTGGACTGGGCAAATGAGTTGCAGTCCATTGCCAGCAGCGTAACGATCGTTCATCGCCGGGATCATTTTGGCGGTCTGGAGCGAAGTGTTACGATGATGAAGAACTCCTCCGTCCAGGTTCGGACACCCTATACCATTGAAGCGCTCCACAGCAGCGACGGGACACAAATTGATCGTGTATCCCTCCTCCATACTGAGACGTCAGAGCGAGAGCAGTTGGAGGTTGATGCGGTCATCGTCAATCACGGCATGAAGTGCAATTATGGTTCCATCCGGAATTGGGGTCTGGATCTCGGTGAGTGGAACCTGGAGGTGGGAGCCGAGATGACGACCAACGTTCCCGGTGTATTCGCTGCAGGCGATTTTGTAGCCTATGATAGTAAAGTTGAATTACTGGCAGGCACTTTTACCAGCGGTATTCTCGCACTAAACAGTGCTAAGCGATATATACAACCAGATGCTTCACTAATGGCATATGTATCTTCACACAATGAGCTGTTCAAAGAGAAAAACCGGGCTTTGGGTATGGTTGAGGAAGAAGTTTAA
- a CDS encoding 5'-nucleotidase C-terminal domain-containing protein, translated as MRKFSPKRYAGWPLSFLLCASILFAPFASTPAQAAEADKETKITLLGTSDIHGRFMPWDYALDGPNPTGSMTQLYTIVKKVRAENPNTILLDAGDMIQDNSAELFNDQPQSPMMVAMNEMKYDAWVMGNHEFNFGLDVLEKISSQFKGQPLVGNIFKENGDRYMPAYTIIEKDGIKVGVIGMNTPMITEFEKGTDHLNGLIVKDPVEETKKAIAELKGKVDVMVGLMHMGLDNENGNPGTGVTDIANANPELAAIFAGHMHTLIESQTVNGVLISEPNKYGSHISRIDLTFAKEGDKVVLKSKEAQALAVKAADGSYEVSDPGLEDTLHPFHEFARADANIEVAELKGTNLVPADEIKGIPAVQIQETPLSDFFTEVMMHYSDADVVAHQIDNDKAKLDVGPIKKKDIAFNYQYTFGEVTVYEVTGRDLKDYMEWSAGYFNSTRPGDVTISFDPKRRASKYSTDDFFGGVTYEIDLTKPYGSRITNLKYSNGKVVKEDDTLKLGMNAYRMEALIAKGGALEGRKFKQLWSSKDASAFGEIQGTIRNLSIAYLKDVMKGVYEPKIQHNWKITGVDLTVPARADIVELINAGIMSVPTTEDGKYTNIASINILDTVTQEEMTALASKANVSIAKFSGVKTKGEFYQELNKARKASTGSGEEEITTPEKPTTPTVPKPDTSKPGKPSTSPGTSKPGTVVKGKQAKVTATYLNMRSSASSKAKVVTAVPKGTVLEVISTDKYGWVKVKLDGRVAYVYGKYVTMLK; from the coding sequence ATGCGCAAATTTTCGCCGAAACGTTACGCCGGATGGCCCTTATCATTCCTCTTATGTGCCTCCATCCTCTTCGCACCTTTTGCCTCCACTCCGGCTCAGGCTGCTGAAGCAGACAAGGAAACCAAGATTACGTTGCTGGGAACATCAGACATTCATGGCCGATTTATGCCGTGGGACTATGCCCTGGACGGTCCGAATCCGACAGGCAGCATGACGCAGTTGTACACGATTGTAAAAAAAGTACGTGCTGAGAATCCGAATACGATTCTGCTGGATGCAGGCGACATGATTCAGGACAACTCGGCTGAACTGTTCAACGATCAACCTCAATCTCCCATGATGGTCGCAATGAACGAAATGAAATATGACGCATGGGTTATGGGAAATCATGAATTTAACTTTGGATTGGACGTATTAGAGAAGATTTCCTCACAGTTCAAGGGACAACCCTTGGTAGGTAACATTTTCAAAGAAAACGGCGACCGCTACATGCCTGCTTATACGATTATTGAGAAAGACGGTATCAAGGTTGGTGTCATCGGAATGAACACACCTATGATTACGGAGTTCGAGAAAGGTACGGATCACCTGAATGGCCTCATTGTCAAAGATCCTGTAGAAGAGACCAAGAAGGCCATCGCTGAGCTGAAAGGCAAAGTGGATGTCATGGTTGGACTCATGCATATGGGACTGGATAACGAGAACGGGAACCCGGGAACCGGGGTCACGGATATCGCCAATGCCAACCCGGAGCTGGCTGCCATTTTTGCCGGACACATGCATACCCTGATTGAATCGCAAACGGTTAACGGCGTATTGATCTCCGAGCCGAACAAATATGGTTCACATATTTCACGGATTGACCTCACGTTTGCCAAAGAAGGCGACAAGGTTGTACTGAAAAGCAAGGAAGCACAAGCACTCGCTGTAAAAGCAGCTGATGGCTCTTATGAAGTGTCTGATCCCGGACTGGAAGATACACTGCATCCGTTTCATGAGTTCGCTCGTGCTGATGCCAACATTGAAGTAGCTGAACTAAAAGGAACCAACCTGGTGCCAGCAGATGAGATCAAAGGTATTCCTGCTGTGCAGATTCAGGAGACACCACTCTCAGACTTCTTCACTGAAGTCATGATGCATTATAGCGATGCCGATGTTGTTGCACATCAGATCGATAACGATAAGGCCAAGTTGGATGTCGGACCGATCAAGAAAAAGGATATCGCGTTCAACTACCAATATACCTTTGGTGAAGTAACGGTATATGAAGTGACCGGACGTGATCTGAAGGATTACATGGAATGGTCTGCGGGTTATTTTAACTCCACACGTCCTGGTGATGTGACGATCAGTTTTGATCCGAAACGACGTGCTTCCAAATACAGCACCGACGATTTCTTCGGCGGAGTGACGTATGAGATTGACCTGACCAAGCCTTACGGCAGTCGGATTACGAACCTAAAATACAGTAATGGCAAAGTGGTTAAAGAAGACGATACGCTCAAGCTCGGCATGAATGCCTACCGGATGGAAGCCCTGATTGCCAAAGGTGGGGCACTGGAAGGACGTAAGTTCAAGCAATTATGGTCCTCCAAGGATGCTTCAGCATTTGGCGAGATTCAAGGTACGATCCGTAATCTGTCCATTGCTTATCTCAAAGACGTGATGAAGGGCGTTTACGAACCGAAAATCCAGCACAACTGGAAAATCACCGGTGTTGATCTGACAGTACCTGCACGTGCAGATATCGTAGAGCTAATTAATGCTGGCATCATGTCTGTTCCTACAACGGAAGATGGCAAGTATACCAATATTGCGTCCATTAACATTTTGGATACGGTGACTCAAGAAGAAATGACCGCACTTGCCTCCAAAGCGAACGTAAGTATCGCGAAATTCTCTGGCGTGAAAACCAAAGGTGAGTTCTATCAAGAGCTGAATAAAGCTCGTAAGGCGTCCACTGGCAGTGGTGAGGAAGAGATTACTACACCTGAGAAGCCGACAACACCAACAGTACCGAAACCAGACACATCGAAACCTGGAAAACCATCGACATCACCAGGTACAAGTAAACCGGGTACAGTCGTTAAAGGTAAACAAGCCAAGGTTACTGCGACCTACCTGAACATGCGCTCCAGCGCTTCATCCAAAGCCAAAGTAGTTACTGCCGTACCGAAAGGCACCGTCCTTGAGGTAATCAGTACAGATAAGTATGGCTGGGTCAAAGTGAAACTGGATGGACGCGTAGCTTATGTCTACGGAAAATACGTAACTATGCTGAAATAG
- a CDS encoding macrolide 2'-phosphotransferase: MTKSNVNEQFEFQKELKSLAAQNGLHIAEESMKINESGMDFRVAFATDGQGQQWILRQPRREDVWERAENERKVLEVVKSHLPVEVPEWRICTPELIAYPLLDGEPIAVVDPAGGGYAWRFPQESLSDDFFDSLAATLAALHNIDPDEAIKGGVRSKTPTEARKAFAANIEGIKQSFEVPDQLTMRWQAWLTTDSYWPEHSTFNHGDLHPPHIIVDDAQRVTGLIDWTEAEIADPGKDFVIYYALFEEEGLRDLLNRYEKAGGRVWPRMLEHIREQWAAYPAIVAQFALITGEESNMEMARGMLASWNVKRD; this comes from the coding sequence ATGACAAAATCGAACGTGAATGAGCAGTTTGAATTTCAAAAGGAACTAAAATCTTTAGCTGCACAGAACGGGCTTCATATTGCTGAGGAATCCATGAAAATTAACGAGTCAGGTATGGACTTTCGGGTAGCGTTTGCCACCGATGGACAGGGACAACAGTGGATACTGCGCCAGCCACGGCGTGAGGATGTATGGGAGCGGGCTGAAAATGAGCGCAAGGTGCTGGAGGTTGTAAAAAGCCATCTTCCGGTAGAGGTACCGGAGTGGCGGATTTGTACGCCGGAACTGATCGCTTATCCTTTACTTGATGGAGAACCGATTGCGGTCGTCGATCCGGCAGGGGGAGGGTACGCATGGCGATTTCCACAGGAAAGCTTATCCGATGATTTCTTCGATTCGCTCGCTGCTACCCTTGCCGCATTGCACAACATTGATCCTGATGAGGCGATAAAGGGCGGAGTGCGCAGCAAGACGCCTACAGAAGCTCGTAAAGCTTTTGCAGCCAATATTGAGGGGATTAAACAAAGCTTTGAGGTGCCAGATCAACTGACCATGCGGTGGCAAGCGTGGCTGACAACGGACAGCTATTGGCCTGAGCACTCCACGTTCAATCACGGTGATTTGCATCCACCGCACATTATCGTCGACGATGCCCAGCGGGTTACCGGACTGATTGATTGGACTGAGGCGGAGATTGCCGACCCGGGTAAGGATTTTGTCATCTATTATGCACTCTTCGAAGAGGAAGGCTTGCGGGATTTGCTCAATCGCTATGAGAAGGCAGGTGGAAGGGTGTGGCCTCGGATGCTGGAGCATATTCGGGAGCAGTGGGCGGCATACCCGGCAATCGTTGCACAGTTTGCGTTAATCACTGGAGAAGAGTCGAATATGGAAATGGCGAGAGGTATGCTTGCAAGCTGGAACGTCAAGCGGGATTAA